Proteins co-encoded in one Bremerella sp. TYQ1 genomic window:
- the tssA gene encoding type VI secretion system protein TssA, whose amino-acid sequence MAFPQVLDVESLITPISEDSPSGVELRRSDNATEFFDLREVFNQSNKAERDLLQAMAFPDEEFPDLKDPQWEEVRDRAVNILLSYSKDVSVASWLIEATMRLDGIPGVRDGFKVMLEICRRYWDTIHPEPDEDEGYAETVSQLVGLTSDRTFGVIDNMPLTSGAGGNFSMFDFNESNRLDGMDAEERQRHLANGAIERFTFDESFRATPREHWDNVVEDLDAVIDTIRELGSFLDERCLRNSYGEETSPSMTSFRQKLESIRSTVQQLMSELLLDEVGDAAEAGDAAEESGETVVQQKAVVGTIQSRADAIKMIRKVAEYFRKTEPQSFLHFKLEQAARWAEMPFPELLKELLRDETAMSELHRQTGIPIPSEDD is encoded by the coding sequence ATGGCATTCCCACAAGTGCTAGATGTTGAGTCGCTGATCACTCCGATTTCGGAAGATAGTCCGAGCGGTGTCGAGCTTCGTCGTTCCGACAATGCGACAGAGTTCTTCGACCTTCGCGAGGTATTCAATCAATCCAACAAAGCAGAACGTGATCTCCTTCAAGCGATGGCATTTCCGGACGAAGAGTTTCCGGACTTAAAAGATCCTCAGTGGGAAGAGGTTCGCGATCGAGCGGTCAACATACTCTTGAGTTATTCCAAAGACGTTTCGGTCGCATCCTGGTTAATCGAAGCGACGATGCGTTTGGATGGCATCCCAGGCGTCCGCGACGGTTTCAAGGTGATGCTCGAAATCTGTCGTCGCTATTGGGACACGATCCATCCCGAGCCCGACGAAGACGAAGGATACGCAGAAACCGTTTCCCAGTTGGTCGGTCTGACAAGCGATCGAACGTTCGGCGTGATCGACAACATGCCACTTACCAGTGGCGCCGGCGGTAACTTCTCGATGTTCGATTTCAACGAATCCAATCGCTTGGACGGTATGGATGCGGAGGAGCGGCAGCGACATCTTGCCAACGGAGCCATCGAGCGGTTTACGTTTGATGAATCGTTCCGGGCAACGCCTCGCGAGCACTGGGACAACGTCGTAGAGGACCTCGACGCGGTTATCGATACGATCCGAGAACTAGGCAGTTTTCTGGACGAGCGTTGTCTGCGGAACTCGTACGGCGAAGAGACCTCGCCGTCGATGACTTCGTTTCGTCAGAAGCTGGAGTCGATCCGTTCCACCGTCCAACAACTGATGTCGGAACTGTTACTGGACGAAGTTGGAGATGCTGCTGAAGCAGGAGACGCCGCCGAGGAGAGTGGCGAGACGGTCGTCCAGCAGAAGGCGGTCGTCGGTACCATTCAGTCGCGAGCCGACGCAATCAAAATGATTCGTAAAGTGGCGGAGTACTTCCGCAAAACGGAACCACAGTCGTTCCTGCACTTTAAGTTAGAGCAAGCAGCACGCTGGGCTGAAATGCCATTTCCAGAGTTGCTTAAAGAGCTGCTCCGTGACGAAACGGCCATGAGCGAGTTGCATCGCCAAACAGGGATTCCGATTCCTAGCGAAGACGATTAG
- the tssB gene encoding type VI secretion system contractile sheath small subunit, with translation MAESYQKRLNRVRKPRVHITYDVETGDAMEKKELPFVVGVMGDFSGNPAEKLEPLKDRKFVQIDRDNFDDVMKRFRPELNMRVDNTLADDGSQMAVNLKFNSMDDFSPANVAKQIEPLKKLLATRDNLRDLLTKIDRSDDLETLLEQVMNDADQLKKLASELGVNESDGSDKGDS, from the coding sequence ATGGCTGAAAGTTATCAAAAGAGGCTCAATCGCGTTCGAAAGCCTCGTGTCCACATCACTTACGACGTGGAGACCGGCGATGCGATGGAAAAGAAGGAGCTTCCATTCGTGGTGGGTGTCATGGGGGACTTCTCCGGCAACCCTGCGGAAAAGCTGGAACCGCTGAAGGATCGCAAGTTCGTTCAAATCGATCGCGATAACTTCGACGACGTGATGAAGCGATTCCGTCCAGAACTGAACATGCGTGTCGACAACACGCTCGCGGACGACGGCTCGCAGATGGCGGTCAATCTGAAGTTCAACTCGATGGACGACTTCAGCCCAGCCAATGTCGCCAAGCAGATCGAACCTCTTAAGAAGTTGCTGGCCACCCGCGACAATCTCCGCGACTTGCTGACAAAGATCGACCGTAGTGACGATCTGGAAACGCTCTTGGAACAAGTCATGAACGATGCCGATCAGCTGAAAAAGTTGGCTTCGGAATTGGGCGTAAATGAATCGGACGGTTCCGACAAGGGAGATAGCTAA